A portion of the Acidobacteriota bacterium genome contains these proteins:
- a CDS encoding aminotransferase class I and II: MAQWRVAPLRTVRVTHYVTPLREGGSLPAIVEADDEGTYVLKFRGAGQGTRALIAELVSGELARALGLPVPDLVFAELHADLARTEPDPEISALIRASHGLNLALDYLPGSITFDPLVDTIDPDLASRIVWFDALVSNMDRTVRNTNLLMWHKRLWLIDHGASLFAHHTPGWASDPARPTAAFPLISKHVLVRKASRLRTIDEDMASRLTADVIEAIVSQIPLQWIDPEGAEPSGVRPEDYARYLSARLAPPRLFVEEAIGVR; this comes from the coding sequence GTGGCACAATGGCGCGTGGCACCGCTCCGAACCGTCCGGGTGACTCACTACGTCACTCCCTTGCGCGAAGGCGGCTCCCTGCCCGCCATCGTGGAGGCGGATGACGAAGGCACCTATGTGCTGAAGTTCCGGGGTGCGGGGCAGGGGACTCGCGCGCTGATTGCCGAACTGGTCTCGGGTGAACTGGCGCGGGCGCTTGGTCTCCCGGTGCCCGATCTGGTGTTTGCGGAGCTGCACGCGGACCTTGCGCGCACCGAGCCCGATCCTGAAATCTCTGCGCTGATTCGCGCCAGTCACGGCCTGAACCTGGCGCTTGACTACCTTCCGGGTTCCATCACGTTTGATCCGCTGGTGGATACCATTGACCCAGACCTCGCGTCGCGCATCGTCTGGTTCGACGCCCTGGTCTCGAACATGGATCGAACCGTGCGCAACACCAATCTACTGATGTGGCACAAGCGCCTGTGGCTGATCGATCACGGCGCATCGCTATTCGCGCATCACACGCCGGGCTGGGCCTCGGACCCGGCCAGGCCGACCGCGGCCTTTCCCCTCATCAGCAAACACGTGTTGGTGCGAAAGGCGTCACGATTGCGGACGATTGACGAAGACATGGCATCGCGGCTGACGGCAGACGTGATCGAGGCCATCGTGTCCCAGATCCCGCTGCAATGGATTGACCCAGAGGGGGCTGAGCCCTCAGGCGTGCGACCCGAGGATTATGCACGGTACCTGAGTGCCCGGCTGGCGCCGCCGCGGTTGTTCGTGGAGGAGGCTATCGGTGTCCGTTGA
- a CDS encoding DUF3037 domain-containing protein, with translation MSVEHTYDYALIRVVPRVDRGECINAGVVLSCPGLDFLEACVALDPARIAVLDPSADLQAIQGHLDAIVRICRGGHDAGPVGELPQRARFHWLVSPRSTVIQMSPVHTGRTADPAASLARLVDTLVRVRP, from the coding sequence GTGTCCGTTGAACACACCTACGACTACGCCCTGATACGGGTCGTTCCGCGCGTCGATCGAGGCGAGTGCATCAATGCAGGCGTGGTGCTGTCATGCCCGGGATTGGACTTCCTGGAAGCGTGCGTTGCGTTGGACCCCGCGCGGATTGCCGTGCTCGACCCTTCCGCAGACCTCCAGGCCATCCAGGGACATCTCGATGCCATTGTCCGGATCTGCCGCGGTGGCCACGACGCGGGCCCGGTCGGCGAACTTCCGCAGCGGGCCCGTTTCCACTGGCTGGTCTCTCCGCGCAGCACCGTCATTCAGATGTCGCCGGTGCACACTGGCCGCACCGCCGACCCGGCCGCGTCACTCGCGCGCCTGGTGGACACCCTGGTGAGGGTGCGGCCGTGA
- a CDS encoding molybdopterin-dependent oxidoreductase, translating into MTSIRGACGHDCPDTCGWVVDVVDGVAQRLAGDPSHPFSRGTLCAKVNHYLERVYHPDRVLHPLKRVGPKGSSQFTRVSWDEALAGIAARWQGIIVESGAEAILPYSSAGVQGLIQLHSLDRRLFGSMGCSNLDRNICGAVASAGLSTTIGTGAGIDPEQIVHSRFIVLWGTNTIVTNLHYWPLVREARRRGATLVVIDPVRTRTAEEADWFLQVQPGSDAVLALAMMHVMIRDGLVDHEYVAAHAVGYEALAARVADYAPAQVAGVVGLPAEEIERFAHAYATTQPSLLRPLIGLEHHRNGAMQFRTIACLPVLSGAWKYRGGGLARSTHALQFAALDMDRVLMPEVYLPGARTLNMRDLGEDLCSDALQPRVRSLMVYGANPMVSMPNQNRIREGLLRDDLFTVVHDLFVTETARYADYVLPATSQIEHLDLAPAWGHLYLALNRPAIAPRGESVSNTELFRRLAHALGRTEPYLFESDEAMLRAALASGHPWLEGITYERLWGEGHARLNCPDDWRPFATGGFATSSGKAELYSTSREALGDDPLPSGGDIARGKGLQLITGKTLHFLNSGYSHMARHQRGEGPLFVELHPDDAGQRGLAVGDPVRVWNALGEVRAMCRVSERVRPGVAFMPFGGLTDAAGAQQSVNVLTAEEPTDWGGGSGLYDAFVDVARVGDTASS; encoded by the coding sequence GTGACCTCCATCCGCGGCGCGTGCGGGCACGACTGCCCCGACACCTGCGGCTGGGTGGTCGATGTCGTGGACGGTGTAGCCCAACGGCTGGCGGGCGACCCGTCGCATCCCTTCTCTCGCGGCACGCTCTGCGCCAAGGTGAACCACTACCTCGAGCGTGTGTATCACCCGGACCGGGTGCTGCACCCGTTGAAACGCGTCGGCCCCAAGGGAAGCTCACAGTTCACACGGGTGAGTTGGGACGAAGCACTCGCCGGCATCGCGGCCCGATGGCAGGGCATCATCGTGGAGTCTGGCGCGGAGGCCATCCTGCCGTACAGCTCCGCCGGCGTGCAGGGGCTGATTCAGCTGCACTCATTGGACCGTCGCCTGTTTGGATCGATGGGCTGCAGCAATCTCGATCGCAACATCTGCGGCGCCGTCGCGTCGGCGGGCCTCTCGACCACGATCGGCACCGGTGCGGGCATCGATCCGGAGCAGATCGTCCATAGCCGGTTCATCGTCCTCTGGGGCACCAACACCATCGTCACCAACTTGCACTACTGGCCTCTGGTGCGCGAAGCGAGGCGGCGGGGCGCGACGCTTGTGGTGATCGATCCTGTGCGGACGCGCACCGCCGAAGAGGCCGACTGGTTTCTGCAGGTGCAGCCCGGGAGCGATGCCGTCCTGGCGCTCGCGATGATGCACGTGATGATCCGTGACGGGCTGGTGGACCACGAGTATGTGGCGGCGCACGCCGTGGGCTACGAGGCGCTTGCGGCACGGGTGGCGGACTACGCCCCGGCCCAGGTCGCCGGAGTGGTCGGCCTGCCGGCCGAGGAGATCGAACGCTTCGCCCACGCGTACGCCACCACGCAGCCGTCGCTGCTGCGGCCGTTGATTGGGCTGGAACATCATCGCAACGGCGCGATGCAATTCCGCACGATCGCCTGCCTGCCCGTGCTCTCTGGCGCGTGGAAGTACCGCGGCGGCGGCCTGGCGCGTTCGACGCACGCCCTGCAGTTCGCGGCGCTCGACATGGACCGTGTGCTGATGCCCGAGGTCTACCTGCCTGGTGCGCGCACCCTGAACATGCGAGACCTCGGCGAGGATCTGTGCAGTGATGCACTGCAGCCGCGCGTCCGATCGCTCATGGTCTACGGCGCCAACCCCATGGTCTCGATGCCGAACCAGAATCGCATTCGCGAGGGACTTCTCCGCGACGATCTGTTTACGGTGGTGCACGATTTGTTTGTGACCGAGACCGCGCGCTACGCCGACTACGTCTTGCCGGCCACGAGTCAGATCGAGCACCTGGATCTGGCGCCGGCCTGGGGGCATTTGTATCTGGCGCTGAACCGGCCGGCCATTGCGCCGAGAGGGGAATCGGTCTCAAATACCGAACTGTTCCGGCGGCTGGCTCACGCGCTGGGCCGCACCGAGCCGTATCTGTTCGAAAGCGACGAGGCGATGTTGCGCGCGGCTCTGGCGAGCGGACATCCGTGGCTCGAGGGCATCACGTATGAGCGGCTGTGGGGCGAAGGGCACGCGCGGCTCAACTGTCCGGACGACTGGCGGCCGTTCGCGACAGGCGGTTTCGCGACGTCGTCTGGGAAAGCTGAGCTGTACTCGACGTCGCGCGAAGCGCTTGGGGACGACCCTCTGCCATCGGGTGGGGATATCGCCAGGGGCAAGGGGCTGCAGCTCATTACCGGCAAGACCCTGCACTTCCTTAATTCCGGCTACAGCCACATGGCTCGGCATCAACGCGGCGAGGGCCCGCTGTTCGTGGAACTCCACCCGGACGATGCCGGGCAGCGGGGCTTGGCTGTGGGCGACCCGGTGCGCGTCTGGAACGCGCTGGGCGAAGTGCGCGCGATGTGCCGGGTGTCGGAGCGGGTGCGCCCAGGGGTTGCGTTCATGCCGTTTGGCGGACTCACGGACGCCGCTGGTGCGCAACAGTCTGTCAACGTGCTGACCGCCGAAGAGCCCACTGATTGGGGCGGCGGGAGCGGGCTCTACGACGCGTTCGTGGATGTGGCCCGCGTCGGGGACACCGCCTCGTCCTAG
- a CDS encoding M24 family metallopeptidase — MRRSLFLAAVTLLAACGTPAPASAPLVDTITPASVREHTEREWTLKADKMRRHLIPAMRAHGVTLWVIMSRENAVDPALELFGGSGITGWYGHRNAYLLYDRGGDAATALEATVYGTHLSGHLRRFYDTVQSYGEAGLKPLLQQYIAERKPSRIAINQSRTISMADGLTAELKQYLVDALGPAYAARTVSSEPLLVDYVSVHTPEEDAVQERAAKATYDILRRAFSNEVITPGTTTLMDVYYWITAERKRQNFEFNFNASLDIQRLVDGKVLSLDDSDDPTIERGDVLHVDFGVRLAGLVTDQQKMAYVLRTGETAAPAGLVKAFADSHRAAAIHAAELIPGRTGIDIKTRSEAAAKAEGIDLLVYSHVQGYWVHDAGTWTVFDWPERYGAHPRTPLHPGVWFSLEFRTRTEVPEWNNQLVAMQREEDMIVPASGPARYNAGPQSELWVIR; from the coding sequence ATGCGCCGATCCCTGTTCCTTGCCGCTGTCACCCTGCTCGCTGCATGCGGGACCCCAGCACCTGCCTCCGCCCCGCTGGTCGACACCATTACCCCTGCGAGTGTGCGCGAACACACCGAGCGTGAGTGGACGCTCAAAGCCGACAAGATGCGCCGGCACCTGATACCGGCGATGCGTGCCCATGGGGTGACGTTGTGGGTCATCATGAGCCGCGAGAACGCCGTGGACCCGGCGCTTGAGCTGTTCGGCGGCAGTGGAATCACCGGGTGGTACGGTCATCGCAACGCATACCTCCTTTACGACCGCGGCGGTGACGCAGCGACGGCCCTTGAGGCCACGGTGTACGGCACCCATCTGTCGGGCCACCTGCGGCGGTTCTACGACACGGTCCAGAGTTACGGCGAAGCCGGGCTGAAGCCACTGCTTCAGCAGTACATCGCCGAGCGGAAACCCTCACGCATCGCCATCAATCAGTCGCGGACGATCAGCATGGCGGACGGCCTGACTGCCGAGCTGAAGCAGTATTTGGTGGATGCTCTCGGGCCGGCATACGCGGCCCGCACGGTGTCCTCAGAGCCATTGCTGGTGGACTATGTCTCGGTGCATACGCCTGAAGAGGATGCCGTTCAGGAACGGGCGGCGAAGGCGACGTACGACATCCTGCGCCGGGCGTTTTCCAATGAAGTCATCACGCCGGGCACCACGACGCTGATGGACGTGTATTACTGGATTACCGCCGAACGCAAGCGCCAGAACTTCGAGTTCAACTTTAATGCGAGCCTCGACATCCAGCGGCTGGTTGATGGCAAGGTCCTATCGCTCGATGATTCGGATGATCCAACCATTGAGCGCGGTGACGTCCTGCATGTGGACTTCGGCGTGCGGCTGGCGGGTCTCGTGACTGATCAGCAGAAGATGGCGTACGTCCTCAGGACCGGTGAAACGGCAGCGCCGGCCGGCTTGGTCAAGGCCTTTGCCGACTCCCATCGCGCGGCCGCGATCCACGCCGCCGAGCTGATTCCCGGCCGCACCGGCATCGACATCAAGACGCGATCCGAAGCCGCAGCGAAGGCGGAAGGCATCGACCTGCTGGTCTACTCACATGTGCAGGGTTACTGGGTGCATGATGCCGGCACATGGACGGTCTTTGACTGGCCGGAGCGCTACGGCGCCCATCCACGCACGCCGCTCCATCCGGGCGTGTGGTTCTCTCTGGAGTTCCGCACGCGCACAGAAGTGCCCGAGTGGAACAACCAGCTGGTGGCGATGCAGCGTGAGGAGGACATGATCGTTCCCGCATCAGGTCCCGCGCGCTACAACGCAGGTCCGCAGAGTGAGCTCTGGGTCATCAGGTAG
- a CDS encoding SAM-dependent methyltransferase has translation MRSFRHALSVQIAALGLLCFAATGAATGPFSAQPSPQRDLRNGWEVHRELVVSPQAHAEAPKYFPSFFEYHDMVMFHPTVGYYASGRVDFVDHYRTYPVVLAPLFGHMVAEQIFAMWNGMRRAGTLSERDRFTIAEFGPGDGALAEAILDYLVRRAAEDAAWRTFADQVLYVCYDRSPSLNKVQQERNARFGKRFEARVADATNMTATIAKGSLKGVVLSNELPDAFSVHKTILSADGTAEVAFVVPALPAETWRTVQPLLSATAAQAIEADDKAIEDRFLGGQREGAVYLSKASFVALLEHLRSAPTYEATANAMQFRELYAPATTVPIVAEHLGRYAEMYAGVLARDSRGLVTYVNPGAERFIRDAAQVLSAGYMLTIDYGGNFEEMLNQHSYPRFRTYGPASRNRANLAPNQVDTFAPYVGPTLNDFTTDANFTLLAAEGELVGLKAIYYGAQRALQAGTSVSLDTVPSARENEGNAAEFQSWATSFAGPSVYKMLLQQKTGTDPAYRFAGQHPESLGLGTTTLDPAQRSRADQIAARLKAQAAVLKVSK, from the coding sequence ATGCGCTCGTTCAGACACGCCCTCTCCGTCCAGATTGCCGCCCTTGGATTGCTGTGCTTCGCTGCGACGGGGGCGGCGACCGGACCGTTTTCCGCACAGCCCTCGCCACAGCGGGACCTGCGCAATGGTTGGGAAGTGCACCGCGAGCTGGTTGTCTCGCCGCAGGCCCATGCCGAGGCGCCGAAGTACTTCCCGAGTTTCTTCGAGTACCACGACATGGTGATGTTTCACCCCACCGTCGGGTATTACGCGAGCGGCCGCGTGGACTTCGTCGATCACTACCGCACCTATCCCGTCGTCCTGGCGCCTCTGTTCGGCCACATGGTGGCGGAGCAGATCTTCGCCATGTGGAACGGCATGCGCCGGGCGGGGACGCTCAGCGAGCGCGACCGCTTTACGATCGCGGAGTTCGGGCCAGGGGATGGCGCGCTGGCCGAGGCGATTCTCGACTACCTCGTGCGCAGGGCCGCCGAGGATGCGGCCTGGCGGACGTTCGCCGACCAGGTCCTTTACGTCTGTTACGACCGCTCACCCTCGCTCAACAAGGTGCAGCAGGAGAGGAATGCCCGCTTCGGCAAGCGCTTCGAGGCGCGTGTGGCTGATGCCACCAACATGACGGCCACAATTGCCAAGGGCAGCCTGAAAGGCGTGGTGCTGTCCAATGAGCTTCCAGACGCTTTCAGTGTGCACAAGACCATCCTCTCGGCCGATGGGACGGCTGAGGTGGCGTTTGTGGTCCCGGCCCTTCCAGCAGAGACCTGGCGAACCGTGCAGCCGCTTCTGTCGGCGACCGCGGCGCAGGCCATTGAGGCTGACGACAAGGCGATCGAGGATCGATTCCTCGGCGGCCAGCGGGAGGGCGCGGTCTATCTCTCGAAGGCATCATTTGTCGCGCTGCTGGAGCACCTGCGTTCGGCGCCGACTTACGAAGCGACGGCCAATGCGATGCAGTTCCGCGAGTTGTACGCGCCTGCGACGACCGTGCCGATTGTGGCAGAGCATTTGGGCCGCTACGCAGAAATGTATGCCGGTGTGCTTGCCAGGGATTCACGCGGCCTGGTCACTTATGTCAATCCAGGCGCTGAGCGCTTCATCCGTGATGCCGCTCAAGTGCTGAGTGCGGGATACATGCTGACCATCGACTACGGCGGCAACTTCGAGGAGATGCTGAACCAGCACTCGTATCCGCGGTTCCGCACTTATGGACCGGCATCGCGAAACAGGGCGAACCTGGCGCCCAACCAGGTCGACACCTTCGCGCCGTATGTGGGGCCCACGCTCAACGACTTCACGACGGACGCCAACTTCACTCTGCTGGCGGCCGAGGGCGAGTTGGTGGGGCTGAAGGCGATTTACTACGGCGCGCAGCGCGCCTTGCAGGCGGGCACCTCCGTGTCGCTCGACACCGTCCCGAGCGCACGCGAGAACGAGGGGAACGCGGCCGAATTCCAGAGCTGGGCCACGAGTTTTGCCGGCCCCAGCGTCTACAAAATGCTGCTGCAGCAGAAGACCGGCACCGACCCGGCCTACCGCTTCGCCGGCCAACACCCTGAATCACTCGGCCTTGGAACCACTACGCTGGACCCCGCGCAGCGTAGTCGCGCGGACCAGATTGCGGCGCGACTGAAAGCGCAGGCGGCTGTGCTCAAGGTGTCGAAGTAG
- a CDS encoding FHA domain-containing protein — protein MNDKLQRVLTGARELESRMTEVFEQAAHTVARPVALQPLELISLACDHIARHVHPAGRGRYAFPFNSVTVTFPAPTVEHQAPFTAICGGPPTLQERVIKRLASARCHDADVEVHLHFAEVSDPAWPRPDFHIALARVEKAAAPVPEAAPRIDILVTGGTADRAEYSFGTLPIAIGRGAEVRDGRRQLVRINHVAFVENGDEVNQSVSRRHARIELDEQTKRPRVIDDNSAQGTAIIRGGRGIAVPRGSRGLTLQSGDELAFGQARLRITLG, from the coding sequence ATGAACGACAAGCTTCAACGCGTCCTCACGGGCGCACGCGAACTCGAATCACGGATGACGGAAGTGTTCGAGCAGGCGGCACACACGGTGGCGCGTCCTGTGGCGTTACAGCCGCTGGAGCTCATCTCGCTCGCGTGCGATCACATTGCGCGGCACGTCCATCCGGCAGGGCGCGGACGTTATGCATTTCCATTCAACAGCGTCACCGTGACTTTCCCTGCACCAACCGTTGAGCATCAGGCGCCCTTCACCGCGATTTGCGGTGGGCCGCCTACCCTGCAGGAACGGGTGATCAAGCGACTGGCGTCGGCACGCTGTCATGACGCGGACGTTGAAGTGCATCTGCACTTTGCCGAAGTGTCCGACCCTGCTTGGCCACGGCCCGACTTCCACATCGCGCTCGCTCGCGTCGAAAAGGCCGCTGCGCCCGTGCCTGAGGCGGCGCCCCGGATCGACATCCTCGTCACAGGTGGAACGGCCGACCGTGCCGAGTATTCATTCGGCACGTTGCCCATCGCGATTGGGCGCGGCGCAGAGGTGCGGGATGGGCGCCGGCAACTCGTGCGAATCAATCATGTGGCGTTCGTCGAGAACGGTGACGAGGTGAACCAGAGCGTGTCACGGCGGCACGCGCGCATCGAACTCGACGAACAGACGAAACGCCCACGAGTCATCGACGACAACAGCGCGCAGGGCACCGCGATCATTCGCGGCGGACGCGGCATCGCGGTGCCGCGCGGGTCGCGAGGCCTGACGCTTCAGTCAGGCGATGAACTGGCCTTCGGACAGGCCCGCCTGCGGATCACGCTCGGCTAG
- a CDS encoding FtsW/RodA/SpoVE family cell cycle protein, whose translation MGVTYTRAGDLQRVRNRSTSITLGERLLLLTSAAVVLAILLAYAGRIRAEQFGEPHAPLPINLNTQTKTDALEVPLATVFTYPADRRFAARVVAAHLQPAGAPRRALPNVGALARIDVPVEALERDRSLVVLRERLESARLAAVAAKRDPPQTIALLNSNDLSSLKPFLSVRTQDEFRSAVLWCGLVILVSFHLVSLLWRLRGMTGDRVLLSLALLLVGIGFALMLSRPDPIRDTLLLTRYTQGIVIGVLLFGAVSMINVERAAFRDWSYVPLVGALILSVLLLVFGSGPGSSSAKVNLGPIQPIEAIRFLLVLFLAGYFARRWELLRQAGAPRLHHVLPVLAGVAAALMLFFVQKDLGPALLLSLMFLAMFAVARGGAWLAGAGCAGLAAGFAIGFFLNISATLAARLQMWQSPWDNAVRGGDQVAQALWALSAGALTGTGAGFGHSRFVPEGHTDMVLAAVGEEFGLLGLVIVGAAFLLVAWRGFTIAKRASTDHQFFLALGMTLSLTIPVLVMGAGILGLLPLTGVVTPFLSYGGSAMAANFAALGFLAAIRRKGSESTDLTPFQAPVRWLARTAAACAAGMLLFAASVQTLRADEYLVRPQLSVQADGGRRFQYNPRVLDALRSIPRGTIYDRRGLPIASSDAGVLQKAAGAYEQIGRKLGDVCAPAPNGAAQLTHRCYPAGPALQHVLGDANTRDSWTAANTSYVERDAEDLLRGFDDRAATVSTTGRDGQPSLAVRRDYTSLIPLVRHRYEPDHADVKALRARPRDVRITIDARFQLAVASIVERAARQSGSGKGAAVILDADTGELLASVSYPFGNQDDVVLDRARYGLYPPGSTFKIITAAAALREDAGLIDRTLTCQRLPNNRVGVSLPGHGPIHDDDRDRSAHGAIAMHEAIVKSCNAYFAQLAVALGSDALAHTAAAAGITLNTSRSPERILANLPHAGYGQGEVLVTPQRLARVAAAIGTDGIIHESPIVTSGTAVHTTFVTPGAARTLAGYLRDAVVDGTGRLLKAHPARIAGKTGTAEVDDAPSHAWFVGFAPQGPAKRRIAFAVILENAGYGGVAAANAAGQIATAAMSMGLLK comes from the coding sequence GTGGGAGTAACTTACACCCGCGCGGGAGATCTGCAACGGGTCCGGAACAGGTCCACCAGCATCACGCTTGGCGAACGCCTTCTGCTTCTGACGTCGGCGGCGGTGGTTCTCGCGATCCTGCTCGCCTACGCGGGCCGAATTCGGGCCGAGCAGTTCGGTGAACCACACGCCCCGCTGCCCATCAACCTCAACACGCAGACGAAGACTGATGCGCTCGAGGTCCCGCTCGCCACCGTCTTCACCTACCCAGCCGATCGCCGCTTTGCGGCGCGAGTGGTCGCGGCTCACCTGCAACCGGCCGGAGCACCCCGAAGAGCCCTGCCCAACGTGGGCGCGCTCGCGCGGATCGACGTGCCGGTGGAGGCTCTGGAACGAGACAGGAGCCTGGTGGTCCTGCGTGAGCGGCTCGAATCAGCCCGACTGGCTGCCGTCGCTGCCAAGCGGGACCCGCCCCAGACCATCGCCCTCCTGAACAGCAACGATCTCTCGTCGCTGAAGCCATTCCTGTCCGTGCGCACCCAGGATGAGTTTCGATCCGCCGTGCTCTGGTGCGGCCTGGTCATACTCGTGAGCTTTCATCTGGTGTCGCTGCTCTGGCGCTTGCGGGGAATGACTGGCGATCGCGTCCTGCTCTCACTGGCTCTCCTTCTCGTCGGCATCGGGTTCGCCTTGATGTTGTCGCGGCCCGATCCGATCCGGGACACGCTGCTTCTCACCAGGTACACGCAAGGGATTGTCATTGGCGTCCTACTGTTCGGAGCGGTCTCCATGATCAACGTGGAGCGAGCGGCCTTCCGCGACTGGAGCTATGTCCCGCTGGTGGGCGCGTTGATCCTGTCGGTGCTCCTGCTCGTCTTCGGAAGCGGCCCAGGCTCAAGCAGCGCCAAAGTGAACCTGGGGCCGATTCAGCCCATTGAAGCGATCCGATTCCTCCTGGTGCTGTTTCTCGCGGGCTACTTCGCGCGGCGGTGGGAACTGTTGAGGCAGGCAGGGGCGCCCAGGCTGCACCACGTGCTCCCAGTGCTCGCCGGTGTCGCAGCCGCATTGATGCTGTTCTTCGTCCAGAAGGATCTGGGTCCCGCATTGCTGCTGTCGCTCATGTTTCTTGCGATGTTCGCGGTGGCGCGAGGCGGCGCGTGGCTCGCGGGTGCCGGATGCGCGGGGCTGGCCGCTGGTTTTGCCATCGGATTTTTCCTCAACATCTCAGCCACGCTGGCTGCGAGGCTGCAGATGTGGCAGTCGCCGTGGGACAACGCCGTTCGAGGCGGCGATCAGGTGGCGCAGGCCTTGTGGGCACTCTCGGCCGGCGCCCTGACCGGCACGGGGGCCGGGTTTGGACACTCACGGTTCGTCCCCGAGGGACACACCGATATGGTGCTCGCGGCTGTGGGCGAGGAATTCGGTTTGCTCGGACTGGTGATCGTCGGCGCGGCCTTTCTGCTGGTGGCCTGGCGCGGGTTTACCATCGCGAAGCGCGCGTCCACTGACCACCAGTTCTTTCTCGCGCTGGGAATGACGCTGTCGCTCACGATTCCGGTCCTGGTCATGGGCGCAGGCATTCTCGGGCTGCTGCCGCTGACCGGAGTGGTGACGCCCTTTCTGAGCTACGGCGGATCCGCCATGGCCGCCAACTTTGCCGCGCTCGGGTTTCTGGCGGCGATTCGCCGCAAGGGCAGTGAATCCACAGACCTGACGCCGTTCCAGGCGCCGGTGCGGTGGCTTGCCAGAACCGCCGCCGCCTGCGCCGCAGGAATGCTCCTGTTCGCGGCATCTGTACAAACCTTGCGCGCCGACGAATACCTGGTGCGGCCGCAACTCAGCGTTCAGGCCGACGGCGGCCGCAGGTTCCAATACAACCCCCGCGTCCTCGACGCGCTGCGTTCCATCCCACGGGGCACCATCTACGATCGCCGTGGGCTGCCCATCGCGAGCAGTGATGCGGGAGTCTTGCAGAAGGCAGCCGGCGCCTACGAACAGATCGGCCGCAAGCTGGGCGACGTCTGTGCGCCGGCGCCGAACGGCGCCGCTCAATTAACACACCGCTGCTATCCGGCTGGTCCGGCTCTCCAGCATGTGCTCGGCGACGCGAACACAAGGGATAGTTGGACCGCCGCGAACACGTCGTACGTCGAGCGCGATGCCGAGGACCTCTTGCGCGGCTTCGACGACCGCGCAGCCACGGTTTCCACGACCGGCCGTGATGGGCAGCCGTCGCTCGCCGTTCGCCGCGATTACACCTCGCTGATTCCGCTCGTGCGTCATCGCTACGAACCAGACCACGCCGATGTGAAGGCCTTACGTGCGCGGCCGCGGGATGTGCGAATTACGATCGACGCGCGGTTCCAGCTCGCCGTCGCCTCGATTGTCGAGCGCGCAGCCAGGCAATCCGGCAGCGGCAAAGGCGCGGCAGTGATTCTCGACGCTGACACTGGAGAACTGCTTGCCAGTGTCAGTTATCCCTTTGGGAACCAGGACGACGTGGTCCTCGACCGCGCTCGGTATGGCCTGTATCCGCCTGGCTCAACGTTCAAGATCATCACGGCCGCCGCAGCGCTTCGAGAGGATGCGGGCTTGATCGACCGGACCCTCACCTGTCAGCGGCTCCCGAACAATCGCGTCGGTGTCTCTCTCCCCGGCCATGGACCGATACATGACGACGACCGCGACCGGAGTGCGCATGGAGCCATCGCCATGCACGAAGCCATTGTGAAGTCGTGCAATGCGTATTTCGCTCAGCTCGCGGTTGCCCTCGGTTCGGACGCACTCGCGCACACGGCGGCGGCCGCCGGAATCACGCTGAACACGTCGCGCTCCCCCGAACGGATTCTGGCCAATCTCCCCCACGCAGGATACGGTCAGGGCGAAGTCCTCGTGACTCCGCAGCGGCTCGCTCGCGTGGCAGCGGCGATTGGTACCGACGGCATCATTCACGAATCACCCATCGTCACCTCCGGCACCGCGGTTCACACGACCTTCGTCACGCCAGGGGCTGCCCGCACGCTTGCCGGGTACCTTCGGGATGCGGTTGTTGACGGTACCGGCCGGCTGCTCAAGGCACATCCGGCCCGGATCGCTGGGAAGACGGGCACCGCTGAAGTTGACGATGCTCCCTCGCACGCCTGGTTCGTTGGATTTGCACCACAAGGACCGGCAAAGCGGCGCATCGCCTTTGCCGTGATTCTGGAAAATGCGGGATACGGCGGAGTGGCGGCCGCCAACGCGGCCGGCCAGATTGCAACCGCCGCGATGTCAATGGGGTTGTTGAAATGA